In Desulfosediminicola ganghwensis, a single window of DNA contains:
- a CDS encoding DUF2959 domain-containing protein, producing MYKRNNNQLLWVLGVGLVLALSGCSGTYYSAMEKVGIHKRDIMVDRVEGARDAQEDAQEQFKSALEQFNSVVQLEETDIKRAYDKLNSEFEASVEVADEVRSRIDKVEDVAEDLFAEWEEELEMYQNRELRNSSREKLQKTRARYREMLSSMRQAEKSMDPVLRIFQDNVLYLKHNLNAQAIGSLQGEFASLKGEIDRLVSKMNQSIEESNRFIEHIK from the coding sequence ATGTACAAAAGAAATAATAACCAATTGTTATGGGTTTTGGGTGTCGGGCTGGTGTTGGCTCTCTCAGGCTGTTCCGGGACATACTACAGTGCCATGGAAAAGGTGGGGATTCATAAACGCGATATTATGGTGGACAGGGTTGAAGGTGCCCGGGACGCCCAGGAGGATGCCCAGGAGCAATTCAAGTCTGCGCTTGAGCAGTTTAACTCAGTGGTCCAGCTGGAAGAGACTGACATCAAGCGGGCATACGATAAGCTCAACAGCGAATTTGAGGCGAGCGTGGAGGTTGCTGACGAGGTTCGCAGTAGAATTGATAAGGTTGAGGACGTTGCTGAAGATCTCTTTGCGGAGTGGGAGGAAGAACTGGAGATGTACCAGAATCGTGAGCTTCGCAATTCGAGCAGGGAAAAGCTGCAGAAGACCAGGGCCCGCTATCGTGAGATGCTTTCCAGCATGAGGCAGGCTGAAAAGAGTATGGACCCGGTTCTGAGAATCTTTCAGGATAACGTATTGTACCTGAAACACAATCTGAATGCTCAGGCCATTGGTTCACTGCAGGGTGAGTTTGCTTCACTCAAAGGTGAGATCGACAGGCTGGTCAGCAAGATGAACCAGTCCATCGAGGAATCGAACAGGTTCATTGAGCATATCAAGTAA